The following coding sequences lie in one Glycine max cultivar Williams 82 chromosome 19, Glycine_max_v4.0, whole genome shotgun sequence genomic window:
- the LOC100785620 gene encoding NAC domain-containing protein 92, which produces MQAMENNNYQREIMEEQRFELPPGFRFHPTDEELITHYLSQKVLDSCFCARAIGEADLNKCEPWDLPCMAKMGEKEWYFFCVRDRKYPTGQRTNRATGAGYWKATGKDREIYKAKTLIGMKKTLVFYKGRAPSGEKSNWVMHEYRLENEHSVQNPPKKAMNDWAICRIFQKSNCGKKMPISRLLRFSTFAKDIPSLMDSSPNNNNNSESKPVLGESSHATCFSDPNQSEDKKTENENIAESYEIIMLASSYSSNPSDVSPDSWTFSKSAPTVSHQSLQVGNSHCSDYFMLHQEQSMLGMLIENHGSSTGQRTQKAQDNNKDFDADMSSVMYNNNEMFQRSFGNQEYSSPSVGHVYSSGLWGF; this is translated from the exons ATGCAAGCAATGGAGAATAACAATTATCAGAGAGAAATAATGGAAGAGCAAAGGTTTGAATTGCCACCAGGATTCAGGTTTCATCCAACAGACGAAGAACTCATCACTCACTACCTCTCACAGAAGGTTCTTGATAGCTGCTTCTGTGCAAGAGCCATTGGAGAGGCTGATTTGAACAAGTGTGAACCATGGGATTTGCCTT GTATGGCCAAAATGGGTGAAAAGGAGTGGTATTTTTTCTGTGTGAGGGACAGAAAATACCCAACTGGTCAAAGGACTAATAGGGCCACTGGTGCTGGATACTGGAAGGCCACAGGCAAGGACAGAGAGATATACAAGGCAAAGACACTGATTGGAATGAAGAAAACTCTGGTTTTCTACAAAGGAAGAGCTCCAAGTGGTGAAAAATCTAACTGGGTCATGCATGAATACAGATTAGAAAATGAACATTCTGTGCAAAATCCACCCAAAAAGGCCATG aATGATTGGGCCATCTGCAGGATTTTCCAGAAGAGTAATTGTGGGAAGAAAATGCCCATTTCTAGGTTGTTGAGGTTCAGCACTTTTGCAAAGGACATACCTTCATTGATGGATTCTTctccaaacaacaacaacaacagtgaATCAAAACCTGTTTTGGGGGAGTCATCACATGCAACCTGCTTCTCTGATCCAAACCAAAGTGAggataaaaaaacagaaaacgaAAACATAGCTGAAAGCTATGAAATCATCATGTTGGCATCTTCATATTCTTCAAACCCCTCTGATGTTTCCCCTGACTCATGGACTTTTTCCAAATCTGCCCCTACTGTGTCCCACCAATCACTCCAAGTTGGAAACTCACACTGCTCAGATTACTTCATGCTTCATCAGGAACAGTCCATGTTGGGGATGTTGATTGAAAACCATGGATCAAGTACTGGCCAAAGAACTCAGAAAGCTCAGGATAATAATAAAGACTTTGATGCTGACATGTCCTCGGTGATGTACAACAACAATGAAATGTTTCAAAGATCATTTGGGAACCAGGAATATTCATCACCTTCTGTAGGACATGTGTATTCTAGTGGCCTATGGGGATTTTAA